One window of Trichomycterus rosablanca isolate fTriRos1 chromosome 2, fTriRos1.hap1, whole genome shotgun sequence genomic DNA carries:
- the pdcd6ip gene encoding programmed cell death 6-interacting protein: MATFISVPLKKSSEVDLVKPLSKFISSTYPQGEEQSEYVRAVEELNKLRKSAVGRPLDKHESSLEVLLRYYDQLCSVERKFPFPELCLTFTWKDAFDKGSLFGGSVKLALASVGYEKTCVLFNIGALASQIASEQNLDNDEGLKTAAKFYQLASGAFAHIKDTVLSALNREPTMDISPETVGTLSQIMLSQAQEVFVLKATADKMKDGIIAKLANQDADFFGDAFKQCQYKENLPKEVLPVLAAKHCMMQATAELHQSVLANQKKRFGEEIARLQHATELVKTVASRYDEYVNVKELSDKISRALTAAKKDNDFIYHDRVPEIKDLEPIGKATLVKATAIQIPLSQKFTDLFEKMVPMLVQQSLGIANSRRADTVNRLVGSMREATNLCNGVLASLNLPAAIEDLSGDSVPQSILEKSRAVIQQGGLQSIEQLIKDLPELLQRNREILDESLKMLDDEETTDNELRAKFSQRWNRTPSGDLYKPLRAEGGNFRNILDKAVQADQVVKERYNTHCDMIALLCKPENELCSAIPSANPAKTLQGSEVVNVLKAQLTQLDEIKRERELLEGEIKSVTFDMTSKFLTALAQDGAINEEGLSTAELDTHYGAQTQRVQQNLRAQEDLLAKVQTSHQEFAALKQSNAEANHREEVLKKLASAHDSYIEISSNIREGTKFYNDLTEILLKFQNKCSDIVFARKTERDELLKELQQSIAREPSAPSFNVPAYQSNTLMPAAGGPTPAPRTVFPIQPQAKPQPPARPPPPNLSTQAANTVPDSQAPPPASSNPPPMAPPTAPSQAQGPPYPTYQGYPGYFQMPMAYNPYGYGYGMQYMPYQAQGQAGYPGGPPVQQPYSYPQQPPQQQPYYPQQ, translated from the exons ATGGCTACCTTTATTTCGGTACCGTTAAAGAAGAGCTCCGAGGTGGATTTAGTGAAGCCGCTGTCGAAGTTTATAAGTTCAACGTATCCGCAGGGAGAGGAGCAGAGCGAGTACGTGCGGGCGGTGGAGGAGCTGAATAAACTGAGGAAGAGTGCGGTGGGGAGGCCGCTCGATAAACACGAGAGCTCGCTGGAAGTCCTGCTGCG GTACTATGATCAGCTGTGTTCAGTCGAGCGCAAATTTCCTTTTCCAGAG CTGTGTCTAACATTCACATGGAAAGATGCATTTGATAAAGGGTCGCTGTTTGGAGGCTCAGTCAAGCTTG cctTGGCAAGTGTGGGCTATGAAAAAACATGCGTGTTGTTTAACATTGGGGCACTGGCCAGTCAGATTGCCTCAGAGCAGAACCTGGACAATGATGAAGGACTGAAGACAGCTGCCAAGTTCTATCAG CTGGCAAGTGGGGCATTTGCACACATAAAGGATACAGTTCTGTCTGCTCTGAATCGGGAGCCTACCATGGATATCTCTCCAGAGACAGTGGGCACTCTCAGCCAGATCATGCTCAGCCAGGCACAGGAGGTCTTTGTCCTCAAAGCCACTGCAG ACAAAATGAAGGACGGCATCATTGCTAAGTTAGCCAATCAGGATGCAGATTTCTTTGGTGATGCTTTCAAGCAGTGCCAGTACAAAGAAAACCTGCCCAAG GAAGTGCTTCCAGTTTTGGCAGCTAAGCACTGCATGATGCAAGCCACTGCAGAGCTCCATCAGTCAGTGCTGGCTAATCAGAAGAAACGGTTTGGAGAGGAGATCGCCCGTCTTCAG CATGCTACAGAGCTGGTGAAGACTGTGGCGTCCCGCTATGATGAATACGTAAACGTCAAGGAACTCTCTGATAAGATCAGCCGGGCTCTCACAGCTGCTAAGAAAGACAATGACTTTATTTACCATGATCGTGTACCTGAGATCAAAGACTTGGAGCCCATTGGCAAGGCAACGCTCGTCAAAGCAACTGCCATTCAAATACCACTGAGCCAGAAGTTTACAG aCCTTTTCGAGAAGATGGTACCTATGTTGGTGCAGCAGTCCTTAGGTATTGCCAACTCTAGAAGGGCTGACACAGTCAACAGACTTGTAGGCAGTATGAGGGAGGCAACCAATCTCTGTAATGG AGTGCTGGCCTCTTTGAACCTGCCAGCTGCAATAGAGGATCTTTCTGGAGACTCTGTCCCCCAGTCTATCCTGGAGAAGAGTCGTGCTGTGATCCAGCAGGGAGGGCTTCAGAGCATTGAACAGCTTATCAAGGACCTACCTGAACTGCTGCAGAGAAATCGGGAAATACTGGACGAG TCTCTAAAGATGTTGGATGATGAGGAAACAACAGACAATGAACTTCGTGCTAAATTCAGCCAGCGGTGGAACAGAACTCCATCTGGAGACCTTTACAAACCCCTCAGAGCTG AGGGTGGAAATTTCCGTAACATTTTGGATAAGGCTGTGCAGGCTGACCAAGTAGTAAAAGAGCGCTATAACACTCACTGTGACATGATTGCCCTACTCTGCAAACCAGAGAATGAGCTATGCTCTGCTATTCCTTCAGCCAACCCTGCTAAGACTCTCCAGGGCAGcgag GTGGTAAATGTATTGAAGGCTCAGTTGACTCAGCTGGATGAAATCAAACGGGAACGTGAGCTTCTAGAAGGAGAGATAAAGTCAGTGACCTTTGACATGACGTCAAAGTTCCTCACCGCTCTGGCTCAGGATGGAGCCATTAATGAGGAAGGTCTTTCCACTGCAGAACTGGATACTCATTATGGTGCGCAAACACAGCGTGTTCAGCAAAACCTCCGTGCTCAGGAGGACCTGCTTGCCAAAGTACAG ACATCCCATCAGGAGTTTGCAGCACTCAAGCAATCAAATGCTGAGGCCAACCACAGAGAGGAGGTGTTGAAGAAACTGGCATCAGCTCACGATAGCTACATTGAGATCAGTTCCAACATTAGAGAGGGCacaaag TTCTACAATGATTTAACTGAGATTCTTCTGAAGTTCCAGAATAAGTGCAGTGACATTGTTTTTGCTCGTAAGACTGAGAGAGATGAGCTGCTTAA GGAGCTGCAGCAGAGTATTGCCCGTGAACCCAGTGCACCTTCTTTTAACGTCCCAGCATACCAGTCCAACActttaatgcctgcagcaggaGGGCCAACCCCTGCACCCAGGACTGTCTTT CCCATACAGCCTCAGGCTAAACCCCAGCCTCCAGCAAGACCACCTCCACCCAACTTGAGCACACAGGCTGCCAACACAGTGCCGGATAGCCAAGCCCCGCCTCCAGCCAGCTCTAATCCCCCACCAATGGCACCACCCACCGCTCCCTCACAGGCTCAGGGACCACCATACCCAACTTACCAGGGCTATCCAGG GTATTTTCAGATGCCCATGGCGTATAACCCTTATGGATATGGCTACGGAATGCAGTACATGCCCTATCAGGCTCAAGGACAGGCTGGTTACCCTGGAGGTCCTCCTGTGCAGCAGCCATACTCTTATCCACAACAACCTCCCCAGCAACAGCCCTACTACCCCCAGCAGTAG
- the ubp1 gene encoding upstream-binding protein 1 isoform X1, giving the protein MAWVLKMDDAAIESGLVHDFDASLSGIGQELGAGAYSMSDVLALPIFKQEDGSVSVPVESESKNPPFQYVLCAATSPAVKLQEETLTYLNQGQSYEIRLLDNRKMEEMPELNDKTVKSIVRVVFHDRRLQYMEHQQLEGWKWNRPGDRLLDIDIPMCVGITEPHTNPSQLNAAEFLWDVSKHASVFVQVHCISTEFTPRKHGGEKGVPFRIQIDTFAQDESAEYTEHMHSASCQIKVFKPKGADRKQKTDREKMEKRNAQEKEKYQPSYDTTILSEARLEPVIEEAVEHELKKSSKRTLPADCGDSTAKSKRGSCSPWLDNSYINPNTAAPLTFTSTTLSYSSNNAVPDSESSSPTHQGDTSHVSNESLSSAASMKEVQQWLLKNRFNSYSRLFTHFSGSDLLKLTRDDLVQICGPADGIRLYNALKSKAVMPRLTLYVCQDMSPCGSPLLERRCLSKNGDHGSPTTIHVYHALYLEEMTACELTKKISNVLNLPLSHIGQVYKQGPTEIHILLSDQMVSNFPDETCFIVSILKDDTSDRFHLVLK; this is encoded by the exons TGATGTGCTGGCTCTGCCCATCTTCAAGCAGGAGGACGGGAGCGTATCCGTACCAGTCGAGTCTGAGAGTAAGAATCCACCATTTCAGTACGTGCTCTGTGCTGCTACCTCTCCTGCTGTTAAACTACAGGAGGAGACGCTCACCTACCTTAACCAAG GTCAGTCTTATGAGATACGGCTGCTAGATAACAGAAAGATGGAGGAAATGCCAGAACTCAATGACAAGACTGTAAAG agcATAGTAAGAGTTGTATTTCATGACCGGAGGCTGCAGTACATGGAGCATCAGCAACTGGAGGGGTGGAAGTGGAATCGTCCTGGCGACCGTCTCCTTGACATCG ATATCCCGATGTGTGTGGGTATTACTGAACCCCACACCAATCCCTCCCAACTTAATGCTGCTGAGTTTCTGTGGGACGTCTCTAAACATGCTTCTGTATTTGTACAG GTGCACTGTATAAGCACTGAGTTTACACCGAGGAAGCATGGTGGAGAGAAGGGCGTACCGTTCCGCATCCAAATCGACACCTTCGCACAGGACGAGAGTGCAGAGTACAcggagcacatgcactctgctAGCTGCCAGATCAAAGTGTTCAAG CCAAAGGGCGCAGACCGGAAGCAGAAAACAGACCGAGAGAAGATGGAAAAAAGAAATGCTCAGGAAAAGGAGAAATATCAGCCCTCTTATGATACCACTATCCTATCAGAG GCTCGTCTGGAGCCGGTGATAGAGGAGGCTGTGGAGCATGAGCTAAAAAAGTCCAGTAAGCGCACTCTCCCTGCAGACTGTGGTGACTCAACTGCTAAGAGCAAGAGAGGCAGT TGTTCACCTTGGCTTGATAATTCTTACATCAACCCAAACACGGCAGCTCCCCTAACTTTTACCTCCACCACACTTTCTTACAGCAGTAACAATGCAGTACCCGACAG TGAATCCTCTTCACCTACACACCAAGGAgatactagccatgtttctaatGAG TCTTTAAGCTCAGCAGCTTCCATGAAGGAGGTGCAACAGTGGCTTCttaaaaacaggtttaactCCTATAGCCGGCTATTTACACATTTCTCAG gtTCTGATTTGCTGAAACTGACTCGTGACGATTTGGTGCAAATCTGTGGGCCAGCCGATGGAATCCGACTCTACAATGCACTGAAATCAAA AGCAGTCATGCCTCGGCTGACGTTGTACGTGTGTCAGGACATGTCTCCATGTGGGAGCCCTCTCCTGGAGAGACGCTGTCTCAGCAAGAACGGAGACCATGGCAGTCCTACAACTATACATG TTTATCATGCGCTGTACCTTGAAGAAATGACCGCCTGCGAGCTGACAAAGAAAATATCCAATGTGTTAAACCTCCCGCTAAGCCACATCGGTCAAGTCTACAAGCAGGGGCCTACGGAAATCCATATACTGCTCAGTGACCag ATGGTGTCTAACTTTCCAGACGAGACCTGCTTCATTGTTAGtattttaaaag ATGACACAAGTGACAGATTCCACCTGGTTCTGAAGTAG
- the ubp1 gene encoding upstream-binding protein 1 isoform X3, with protein MAWVLKMDDAAIESGLVHDFDASLSGIGQELGAGAYSMSDVLALPIFKQEDGSVSVPVESESKNPPFQYVLCAATSPAVKLQEETLTYLNQGQSYEIRLLDNRKMEEMPELNDKTVKSIVRVVFHDRRLQYMEHQQLEGWKWNRPGDRLLDIDIPMCVGITEPHTNPSQLNAAEFLWDVSKHASVFVQVHCISTEFTPRKHGGEKGVPFRIQIDTFAQDESAEYTEHMHSASCQIKVFKPKGADRKQKTDREKMEKRNAQEKEKYQPSYDTTILSEARLEPVIEEAVEHELKKSSKRTLPADCGDSTAKSKRGSCSPWLDNSYINPNTAAPLTFTSTTLSYSSNNAVPDSESSSPTHQGDTSHVSNESLSSAASMKEVQQWLLKNRFNSYSRLFTHFSGSDLLKLTRDDLVQICGPADGIRLYNALKSKAVMPRLTLYVCQDMSPCGSPLLERRCLSKNGDHGSPTTIHAEAAKFCSLLF; from the exons TGATGTGCTGGCTCTGCCCATCTTCAAGCAGGAGGACGGGAGCGTATCCGTACCAGTCGAGTCTGAGAGTAAGAATCCACCATTTCAGTACGTGCTCTGTGCTGCTACCTCTCCTGCTGTTAAACTACAGGAGGAGACGCTCACCTACCTTAACCAAG GTCAGTCTTATGAGATACGGCTGCTAGATAACAGAAAGATGGAGGAAATGCCAGAACTCAATGACAAGACTGTAAAG agcATAGTAAGAGTTGTATTTCATGACCGGAGGCTGCAGTACATGGAGCATCAGCAACTGGAGGGGTGGAAGTGGAATCGTCCTGGCGACCGTCTCCTTGACATCG ATATCCCGATGTGTGTGGGTATTACTGAACCCCACACCAATCCCTCCCAACTTAATGCTGCTGAGTTTCTGTGGGACGTCTCTAAACATGCTTCTGTATTTGTACAG GTGCACTGTATAAGCACTGAGTTTACACCGAGGAAGCATGGTGGAGAGAAGGGCGTACCGTTCCGCATCCAAATCGACACCTTCGCACAGGACGAGAGTGCAGAGTACAcggagcacatgcactctgctAGCTGCCAGATCAAAGTGTTCAAG CCAAAGGGCGCAGACCGGAAGCAGAAAACAGACCGAGAGAAGATGGAAAAAAGAAATGCTCAGGAAAAGGAGAAATATCAGCCCTCTTATGATACCACTATCCTATCAGAG GCTCGTCTGGAGCCGGTGATAGAGGAGGCTGTGGAGCATGAGCTAAAAAAGTCCAGTAAGCGCACTCTCCCTGCAGACTGTGGTGACTCAACTGCTAAGAGCAAGAGAGGCAGT TGTTCACCTTGGCTTGATAATTCTTACATCAACCCAAACACGGCAGCTCCCCTAACTTTTACCTCCACCACACTTTCTTACAGCAGTAACAATGCAGTACCCGACAG TGAATCCTCTTCACCTACACACCAAGGAgatactagccatgtttctaatGAG TCTTTAAGCTCAGCAGCTTCCATGAAGGAGGTGCAACAGTGGCTTCttaaaaacaggtttaactCCTATAGCCGGCTATTTACACATTTCTCAG gtTCTGATTTGCTGAAACTGACTCGTGACGATTTGGTGCAAATCTGTGGGCCAGCCGATGGAATCCGACTCTACAATGCACTGAAATCAAA AGCAGTCATGCCTCGGCTGACGTTGTACGTGTGTCAGGACATGTCTCCATGTGGGAGCCCTCTCCTGGAGAGACGCTGTCTCAGCAAGAACGGAGACCATGGCAGTCCTACAACTATACATG CAGAGGCAGCAAAATTCTGCTCACTTTTATTTTAG
- the ubp1 gene encoding upstream-binding protein 1 isoform X2, translating to MAWVLKMDDAAIESGLVHDFDASLSGIGQELGAGAYSMSDVLALPIFKQEDGSVSVPVESESKNPPFQYVLCAATSPAVKLQEETLTYLNQGQSYEIRLLDNRKMEEMPELNDKTVKSIVRVVFHDRRLQYMEHQQLEGWKWNRPGDRLLDIDIPMCVGITEPHTNPSQLNAAEFLWDVSKHASVFVQVHCISTEFTPRKHGGEKGVPFRIQIDTFAQDESAEYTEHMHSASCQIKVFKPKGADRKQKTDREKMEKRNAQEKEKYQPSYDTTILSEARLEPVIEEAVEHELKKSSKRTLPADCGDSTAKSKRGSCSPWLDNSYINPNTAAPLTFTSTTLSYSSNNAVPDSESSSPTHQGDTSHVSNESLSSAASMKEVQQWLLKNRFNSYSRLFTHFSGSDLLKLTRDDLVQICGPADGIRLYNALKSKAVMPRLTLYVCQDMSPCGSPLLERRCLSKNGDHGSPTTIHAAEAAKFCSLLF from the exons TGATGTGCTGGCTCTGCCCATCTTCAAGCAGGAGGACGGGAGCGTATCCGTACCAGTCGAGTCTGAGAGTAAGAATCCACCATTTCAGTACGTGCTCTGTGCTGCTACCTCTCCTGCTGTTAAACTACAGGAGGAGACGCTCACCTACCTTAACCAAG GTCAGTCTTATGAGATACGGCTGCTAGATAACAGAAAGATGGAGGAAATGCCAGAACTCAATGACAAGACTGTAAAG agcATAGTAAGAGTTGTATTTCATGACCGGAGGCTGCAGTACATGGAGCATCAGCAACTGGAGGGGTGGAAGTGGAATCGTCCTGGCGACCGTCTCCTTGACATCG ATATCCCGATGTGTGTGGGTATTACTGAACCCCACACCAATCCCTCCCAACTTAATGCTGCTGAGTTTCTGTGGGACGTCTCTAAACATGCTTCTGTATTTGTACAG GTGCACTGTATAAGCACTGAGTTTACACCGAGGAAGCATGGTGGAGAGAAGGGCGTACCGTTCCGCATCCAAATCGACACCTTCGCACAGGACGAGAGTGCAGAGTACAcggagcacatgcactctgctAGCTGCCAGATCAAAGTGTTCAAG CCAAAGGGCGCAGACCGGAAGCAGAAAACAGACCGAGAGAAGATGGAAAAAAGAAATGCTCAGGAAAAGGAGAAATATCAGCCCTCTTATGATACCACTATCCTATCAGAG GCTCGTCTGGAGCCGGTGATAGAGGAGGCTGTGGAGCATGAGCTAAAAAAGTCCAGTAAGCGCACTCTCCCTGCAGACTGTGGTGACTCAACTGCTAAGAGCAAGAGAGGCAGT TGTTCACCTTGGCTTGATAATTCTTACATCAACCCAAACACGGCAGCTCCCCTAACTTTTACCTCCACCACACTTTCTTACAGCAGTAACAATGCAGTACCCGACAG TGAATCCTCTTCACCTACACACCAAGGAgatactagccatgtttctaatGAG TCTTTAAGCTCAGCAGCTTCCATGAAGGAGGTGCAACAGTGGCTTCttaaaaacaggtttaactCCTATAGCCGGCTATTTACACATTTCTCAG gtTCTGATTTGCTGAAACTGACTCGTGACGATTTGGTGCAAATCTGTGGGCCAGCCGATGGAATCCGACTCTACAATGCACTGAAATCAAA AGCAGTCATGCCTCGGCTGACGTTGTACGTGTGTCAGGACATGTCTCCATGTGGGAGCCCTCTCCTGGAGAGACGCTGTCTCAGCAAGAACGGAGACCATGGCAGTCCTACAACTATACATG CAGCAGAGGCAGCAAAATTCTGCTCACTTTTATTTTAG